In candidate division TA06 bacterium, one DNA window encodes the following:
- the sixA gene encoding phosphohistidine phosphatase SixA — translation MKVYLVRHGEAASSNENPQRPLTHTGRKDTEKVAEFIGRLCLKVTAIEHSGKLRAQQTADILGASVELEEGVAKADGLTPNDDVEPWIRELSRAERDLMLVGHLPFLGRLASALLTGSQDPTIANFNPSTVLCLERTDEGAWYISWLLSPELLPST, via the coding sequence GTGAAGGTCTATTTGGTTCGGCATGGTGAGGCCGCGTCAAGCAATGAGAATCCGCAGCGCCCGCTCACACACACAGGCCGCAAAGACACAGAGAAGGTCGCCGAATTCATCGGCCGTCTTTGTCTAAAGGTGACAGCCATCGAGCACAGTGGAAAGCTGCGCGCGCAGCAGACTGCTGACATCCTTGGAGCCTCAGTGGAATTGGAAGAGGGTGTGGCAAAGGCTGACGGGCTTACTCCCAATGATGATGTGGAGCCCTGGATCAGAGAACTTTCTAGGGCCGAACGAGACCTTATGCTTGTTGGACACCTCCCTTTCCTGGGGAGACTCGCTTCAGCACTGCTCACTGGCTCACAGGACCCAACCATCGCAAACTTCAACCCCTCCACGGTCCTTTGCTTGGAGCGCACCGACGAAGGTGCTTGGTACATCTCTTGGCTCCTCTCCCCTGAACTGCTGCCAAGCACTTGA
- a CDS encoding GYD domain-containing protein codes for MATYVLMTKLSPELTRKMKDRAKIGQEWKALIKKTCPEVKFIAHYALLGPYDFLDIYEAPDEEMAAKVSMISLSHGALQAESWTAIPYKRFLELADEI; via the coding sequence ATGGCCACTTACGTGTTGATGACCAAGCTCTCGCCCGAGCTGACCAGGAAGATGAAGGATAGGGCGAAGATTGGGCAGGAGTGGAAGGCTCTCATAAAGAAGACGTGCCCAGAGGTGAAGTTTATTGCGCACTATGCTCTTCTTGGTCCTTACGATTTCCTTGATATTTACGAGGCACCCGACGAGGAGATGGCCGCCAAAGTATCAATGATTAGCCTTTCCCACGGAGCACTTCAGGCAGAGAGCTGGACGGCAATTCCCTACAAGCGGTTCCTCGAACTGGCTGATGAGATCTAA